The Candidatus Bathyarchaeota archaeon genomic interval TTTCACAAACACCACTTCGTCGCCGATTTTCATCTCTGTGGCTACGGCTTTTTTGACTTCCAACCGCTGCGGAGTTTTCTCTTTTGGACCCTGAATGATAGTGAAGCCTACTTCTTTCCGTTTGAGAAGCGGATTATCTTTGGTTGATTCTATTTTGATTTGCATTAATGTTCACTTGAGGCGTAAGTTCATACAATAATCTTCTTATTTAGCTTTTCGCGGGTTTCATGCCTTTTAGTAACCCTTCTACCTGAGCTTTCTTTTCAAACGATGCCCTAACCACCACTACGCCAACATGCGGCTGCCCATAAACTACAAACGCGTTTTGAGGAGCATACAAAACAGCAACAAGCGTCAGGAGGTCTTCTTCGCCATCCACCACAATGTGCGTGTGGTCACCCTTGGTGAGAGTTTCTTGGATGGCTTCTATGGCTTCCTCTGTAATGGTTCCCTGTGGATTCTTCACGTTAACGGTTCTCTCCCCGTGGGGCTCTAACGGCAAAGGTTTTTTGCTCCGCAAAGAAATATGATCAATAACCGTTAGCTGCGGATGCATCCCGTAGGTGTGGAGGTTTTTTGAAACAACATCCCCGACGGATATGACCATCGGTGGCTTTTCTTTGTTGATTTGCTCTTTTAGTTTAGCCATTGTTTGGTCGGGGGTGCCTTCAATTAGGCTGCCGAAGGGTTCCTTAAGGAAAATGCGTAACTGAGGGGTAAGCGTGTAAACTATATTCATGGCTGGAGCCTGACAAAAGATGAAGGGTTATCTAAGATAAGAAACTGCCGCAGAAAACCCAAAAGGTTTAGCGGACTTTGAGTGCGTATCGGCCCTTTTCTTTGATGCCCATGGCTTTAGCGACGGCGGAGTGTTCAGGGTCAAACATAACCACTAAACCACTGTAGTCTTCGCTAAAACTTGTTGACCGACATTTGGGGCAAACATTTTCTTTTGTTATAAAATGACAATTAGTGCATGCTTTTTCGCTCACAGTTTTTACCCCTATTCTGCTCCTGTTTCAGGCTTCTTTTCGCCAGCTGCATCTTTAGCTTGATCCATCCTGAGCCACTCGAGTTTGCCCAAGAAGGGTTGTCTTGCGGTGACGCCGATTTTGCCGCTGCTGCCTGCCCGACCCAAAGAGACGGCGGTTATGCGAACGCGCACTTGGTCGCCTGTGGTGAGTTTACGTTTAGTTTCTTTGCCTAACAGGACGCCTTGTTTTTCGTCATAGCTGATGTAGTCATCCATAAGTTGTGATACGTGAAGTAAGGCATCGACGGGTCCGATGCGGACGAATGCGCCGAAATCTGCGATTTCAACTACGTCGCCTTCGACGACTTCTTGGATTATTGGATAGAATGTTAATAGTGAAAAGGTAACTTTGTGGTAGGTTGCGCCGTCACCGGGGATGATTTTTCCGATAGGGCTAACCTCTATTCCTGTAACTGCAATAACATAGCCCAATTCCTCATCCACGACGCCCTCGTATTTCTGTTTAACTTGTTCGCGGCCCACTTTCTCGAGTGGGTTACCGAAGGTCTCGGGTGGGATGCGGATAGTATCTTGAAGAGTAATCAGTTTGAACATCTACGATATCAACCCGTCTATGTCAAGACGCGATTTTTGTCTCACATAAATCACTGGCACACTTATATCTCTTAGCCTCTTCTTTAAGATTCTATCGTTTGTGAAAACCGGTGAATTCCATTTTTTTGCCACTCGAACAATAACATCATCCGTAGCTTCCTTACAATCTTCAACCGGGACGAGTTGACATTTCTCTGCAAACCGCAACGCTAAACCTGCTTCTCTTTGCAGTTTTGGTTCTTCTTTTTGGGTGAGCAACTCCAATTCATGTTTAACTGGAGAGAGCAAAACATACTCCACATTTCGGTTAAGCAATTGTTTGAGCTCCTCAAAGATGTCTATTTTGAATTTTAAGGGCACAAAGAAGGCGTTTGAGTCTAAAATCACTTTTAGTGGCGTTTTTTTAGTGGTTGAAGCCGACACTTGACAGGGCTCCTGACTTCTTAACGTACTTTGAGGGCTTAAACGTTTCCCTAAGACCACGACGATAAGTGCTGCCCTGATTTAGTATTACTTTAAATATCTTGAATCTATGAATTCAGCCAATGGTGAGTACAGTGCTTCGCGAGAAATCCTGTGGCGCAGTTGTTTACCTTAAAAAGGCTGATGAAACAACAAAGTATCTTTTGCTAAATTACGCCGCGGGGCACTGGGACTTCGTTAAAGGCAACGTAGAAGTCAACGAATCGGAAAAGCAAACCGTCACCCGTGAACTCCGAGAAGAAACCGCCATAACCGAGGCCCAATTTGTTGAGGGCTTCCGAGAATCCATAGCCTATTTTTATCGGCGCCAAGGTTTAACTGTGCATAAAGAAGTTGTCTTTTTTATTATGGAATCTCAAACTGGAGATGTTACCATTAGCTTTGAGCATGTGGGCTTTGTCTGGCTTGATTATCAGCAGGCTCTACAGAAATTAACTTTTAAAAATGCAAAAGTTGTGCTGATTAGAGCACATGAATTCCTAAAAAACAAGGGAATAATAAAAGAATAACCGCTACTTTACCAAGCCGTATCCGATAAGGCGCCAGCGGGCAGTTATTTTTCTGCTTATTGCTACTCTGGAGTCTGGTAGGGCACAGATTGGTCGGGTTAGTTTCACTTTTATGATGTTTTGTTTGATAGAGATGACTTTGCCTATGTTGACGGCTGCGCCTATGTGGAGTAGTAATGCTTCGTCTGGGTTGATTTTTTCGACTTTGAGGAGTTCTTTTGTGCCTACAGCGCGTTCTAAAACATGAGTTTCCAATGTGAGTTCTGTTGTTGTGGGTGGTAGCATGCCTGTTTTGCCTGCGATGCTGCCTGTTAAGCCGTCTGCTTTGGAGTAGGATGGGTCTAGAAGAGTTCCGATGCCGACTAATCCGCCGCTGGTGGCTTCTTTGACGTCTTGTTGTCCTGCTTGGAGGCTGACGATTTCGCTGATTAGTGGGTCATAGACTACTTTGCCTTCACGTTCTGCCATGATGCCTGGGCGGATTTCGATTTCTTCGCCTACTTCAAATTTGCCTTGTGCAATTGTGCCGCCTAAGATGCCGCCTTCTAAGTCTTCGATGCTTGTTCCTGGTTTGTTAACATCAAAGGAGCGGATGATGTACATTAGGGGCTGTTTGGTGGGGTCATGTTTGGGCGTAGGGATGATAGTCTCTATGGCGTCTAGAAGCACGTCGATGTTTATTCCTCGTTGGGCTGAAACAGGAATGATGGGTGCGTTTTCAGCGACCGTGCCTTTTACGAACGCTTTGATTTCTTTGTAGCTTTCCAATGCCCTTTTTTCGTCGACGATGTCGATTTTGTTTTGTACGATAATCATGTTTTTTATGCCGCTGACTTCTGCCGCTGCGAGGTGTTCGCGCGTTTGGGGTTGAGGGCAGGGTTCATCTGCGGCTATAACGAGGATTGCGCCGTCCATGATTGCTGCGCCTGAAAGCATTGTAGCCATCAACGCTTCGTGTCCGGGTGCGTCAACAAAGCTTATAGCGCGGACAAATTCTGCGGGTGAGTTGCAGTTATCACAGACAGGTTTGTTGGTGTAGTTTTTTGGCTGTGGGCATTTGGGGCATTTGAAAATTGGCATGTCCGCGTAGCCGAGTTTGATTGTGATGCCTCGTTTGAGTTCTTCGCTGTGCCTAGACGCCCAAGTTCCAGTTAAAGCTTGTACAAGGGTTGTTTTTCCGTGGTCAACATGACCGATGGTTCCAATGTTGACTTCGGGCTGTTTCGGCAGAGCTTTTGGTGCGTTACTCATAATTTTCTTCTTCTTTTCAGTAAATACGAGTTAGTAAAGGATGAATTAAGGATGGGAGTTTATAAGGTTTAACTCTTAAACTTGGCAGGAATTATTGCGACTTTGCCGATTCGATGGGTTTCGCGCCTGCTGGGCGTTCGACGATTTTCATGTTTATCTGCACGATTTCGTCGGTGATTGTGTCGCCTCGGACGGTTTTGCGTCTTCGTTCGCCTTTTCTGTGGGGGTTAAATCCTGCTCCGCCGCTTAAAACCACAGCTCTGCGTACACCGCCATGAACGTTTCCTCTCATGGGGACGCCGTCTTTGTCGGAGCCACCTAAAATCTGCACTTTGTGTGCTGGTAAATCGACCACTGCGCCGTCTAAGGTTTCGTTTAGTTTTCTGCCTATGAACGGGGTTGCGCGTGCTTCTTCGAGTTCAACTACTTTGGATGTTCCTGCTTGTGGGTCGGAAACTATGACTTTGAATTTTGCCATTTACTGATTAACTCTCCAGCGGAGATATGAAGTTGGAGGGTCTCTCTATTAAGTATTTATCCCGTTGAGGCTACAATTTATTTGAAACTGCCTTCCAGAAGCGTGATTTTAAGTCAAACGAAAACTTCAAGATAGTTATCATTTTGCAGGAGGTACTTTCTTTTTAGTGGTTGATAAATCCGCAGGGGGCTGATGGGTGTTTCTGTGCTTTTGGTTCAAACTTATCTAATCAAATTCAATGTTATCTTGCGTGGCAGAGACCTAATTTCTGTAAACTAATAATTGAGTGGGTAAATGTTTTAATCTGACCTCCGAGTGCTCTCTGAGCTATGTGGCGGCTAGGGTTCTTCTTTCACGACATGGCCTTTGGTTTACTAACAGTCTTCATACCGCTATATGTGGTGACTTTCCAAAATACCAGCCTGCTAGGCGGACCCCTCCTAGCTTTAGGTGTAATGACCTCGATAGCCATTTTCTGTTCGATTCCCGCATCGTTTATTTGGGGTTACCTTTGCGATAAAACGCGCCACTACAAAGCCTTCATTCTGCTGTCTTTCCTTTCAATAGCAATAATTCTTTTCCTGATGACTTTGCCCTTTGCTCAGAACCTAATCGTATTTGTTGTCCTCTATGTTATGATGCAAATGCTCCATGTAGCCCATGAGTCTCCAAAAAATGTGCTTGTCACAGAAAACTATAGTCGTAGCGACTGGGAACGCGCCTTTGGCTTCTATGAGGGCCTTACCGAAATCGGCTTCATCATAGGCTTAGCTATCGGCATGTTCATGTTCGCTTCAAGCGTTGCTTTCTCTGTTTTAGCCAACTACGCCCTCTATATCTGCAGCGGTTTAAGTGTAGTTTCCTTGGTGTTGGCTGTGGCTTTGATTGCCGATCCACTGATGATTTTTGAAAGACGCCTCGTCGGTATTGAAAGAAAAATCGACTTTACCTGCCGCGGCGTTGAATGCTCAAGTAGAATGATGGATGGATTGCGTTGGGATGGATCCCTAAAACAGGACAGCTTTGTTGGATTTGCTGTTGCGATAGTTCTGTTTTCCCTTGCTTCTAGCCTGTTCTTCACTCCTTTACCTATTTACCTCAAAGGATTATTCGGCGGGCAAGCTCAATATGTGTATTTAGCCTACATCCTGAATTCTGTTGGCGCAACGGTTGGTTACTTCCTTATTCGCAGACAGGCAAGATCTATTAACATAAGAAAGCAGATGCCCCGCTTTATCCTCCTTCGTAGCCTTTTAGTTTTTGCTCTTGTCGGCGTAGTTTCTTTCGCTATTGCGCCAACTACCTTAACGTGTGTTTTGCTAGTCGGTTTAGGCTTCGTATACGCTATGTACTATATCATGATGCTTGCCCTTTCGATGGAAATTATTCCTGAAGGAAAAGCTGGTCTCTTTGATGGAATGGTCGGTTTAGGTAGCGCAGTAGGCGCGTTTTTAGGACCTTTCCTTGCTTACAGCTTTACCTATCTTCCAAACCAATTCGTTTATGTTCCAATCTTCATAATTACTGCTGTTCTCTTTTTAGTCGCGTTCCTCGTGATAAAAATCTGTAGATAACGCAAAAAAAGAAGTTTGGAGCTTTTTTGCTCCCTTTAGTTTATTCGGTGTGGACTCTGTAGAGGTCGATGTCTTCACGCATGCTGGGCGTGAGCTCAAGGAAGTCGCGTACTGACCGCTCGACATCTTTGGATTGTGTCACGTATCTGCCGACGATTAGGATGTCTGCTCCTTGCTCGAGGGCTTCTTTGGCTGTTTCAGGGACGATGCCGCCTGCAACTGCGATGAGGAGTTTCTTGTTGGGGAAGGCTTTGCGAATCATCTGGATGCGTTCAAGTCCGCAGCTTCTGCCAGTTTCTTGGTCAATTCCGCGGTGTAAGATGACGATGTCTGGCAACTCTTTGAGCGATTTTAGTTTAGCTAAAACATCTTCAACGTTAAGCATGTCGATGACCGGGTAGATGCCTAAGCGTTTGGCTTCTTGGACGGTTGCATCCAGCGTTTCGGGGGGCGCTAAACCCGCTGCGACAACGGCGTCTGCGGTATCTTCGTAGGCGATGTCAGCTTCCACTTTGCCTACGTCGAGGGTTTTGAGGTCTGCGATTATAAATTTGTCTTTGGCTACTTGTCTAAGTTCGCTAATTACTCGTGTGCCGTAGCGTTTGATGAGTGGTGTTCCGACTTCAATGATGATGCGGTCGCTGCCCGGCAGTTGCTCTATGACCTTCTTTGCTCCTTCAAGTGAGGGTGCATCCAGTGCAATCTGGAGGTAGGGTGGTCTCCATAATCTTGGAACTTTAAAGCCCATGATGGGGTGCTTGGCGCGGTCTTTATCGTAAATGATTTTGTCCAAGGAGGGGTACTGATTGAGCGCACGTTGAAGCGCCATTTTGGTTGCGCCATAGTTATATTGGTAGATTTTGCGGTAATCGGTTGCTTGAGGGTGAATAAATACGCTGCATACGATAACCCATTCGTCAAGTTTGTCAACTGGAATGACGCCTTCCTCGGCGGAGTCAGCGATGGCTTTTGCAACTGCAGCTTGAGCAGGACCAAATATTTTGCCCGTGTCTTCCATGTTTTTGATGGTGACTTTGGGGACGATGAGCGTGTGGGGTTTAGGCGGTAGGTTTGGTCTGATGACTGCAAGTAATGGCGTGTGACCTGCGGATAGGCTGGTCATGCCATTTGCGAATGCTTGACCTATGGGGCCATTTTTGTCGCCTATCATAAGGTCAATGTGCGCAACTTCGTTTCCTTCTCCAACCAGTGATTCACCGATGAAGAATGCTGGTTCACTGTTAACGGGCGCGGCGTCATCGATTGTCGGCATATTATCGATGATTTCTTTGAAATCGACATTATACTCTTTTAGCCAAGAATAAAGTGTGTCTCTGTGAATATCCATCTTTTTTGCTGTTCCAATAACTGTCGGTTTTGTTGGTTTGCCTTTCGAACAAACCTCTTTTTTTGCGGCTTCTGTTAAAATTTTTATGAATTCTTCTTTGTTTTGTGGCTTTCTAAAATCCGTTCCCGACATTAACTATTAACCTCGGTGTTTTTGGTTAACTTACCCCGATATTTAAGACTCTCGGATAAGGTCCAAAAGATGTTTAGGCGGTTTGAGACGCCTCCCTTTTTCCTGTTTATGATTTGCTGAAGTTTTGCAGCGTTTTTATCCTCTAAATCTTTATATTTCAAGCCTCGCATTGAATGCCTAACTCGTGGGGAACAGTTATGTCAAGGATTGACTGGATCTTAGCCGCCATATTTGCAGTCGGTTTCCTGCTTTTCCTCTACGGCGCCAACGTCTACAACGCAATGGTGGGCTACGCCGGCGTCTACATGTTCATCGGCTCAATTGCCGCCTACATCCTGATTTATCTCTATAAAGAACTCACCAAGACACCCGCCGCCGCTCAAAACCCATAAAGCAAACTGTACTTCTGGGTTAAGTATTGCAGAAACGGCTTGGCATCCAAGTTGTTTCCTGTCGCCAGCTTGATTAGTTCTTGAGGGTCATAGAGGTCGCTTCTGAGGTGAATGTTTTCTTTTAGCCAATCGTTAACGGGCCCAAGGTTGCCTTCTGCGAGTTGGTTTTGCCAGTTAGGGCAGTCTTTGTTGATTTGAGCCCTTATTTGGCCCCCATAAATGTTACCTAACGCGTAACTGGGGAAGTACCCATACAAGCCGCTTGCCCAATGTGTATCCTGCATAACCCCCTCCGCATCATCCTCAACCTTGGCGCCCAAGTACTCGGCGTATTTCTCTTTCCAAACCTGCGGTAACTCATCCACCGTGATTTTGCCCGCGAAGAGGTCACGTTCCAACTCGAAGCGGATAATTATGTGGAGACTGTAGGTGACTTCGTCGGCTTCAATGCGGATTTTAGAACGTTCCACCCTGTTAATGGCCTCAACAAAGGGGTCTAACTCTAATCTGGCGAGGCTTGGCGCGGCTTTTTTGAGTTTAGGCAGAAAAGCCATCCAGAACTCTTTGGAGCGTCCAATCATGTTTTCGTAGAATCGCGATTGGGATTCATGGATGCCATACGAGCAGGTGGAGCCGACGGGTTGATACTCCCATTCTGGGTTTAGATGCTGCTCATATAGGGCGTGTCCGCTTTCGTGAAGTACTGAAAAGATTGAGCTAGCAAAGTTGTCTGGGTAGTAATGGGTGGTTATGCGCACGTCACTGTAGTAGCCTGTGGTGAAGGGATGCTCTGTCTCATCAACTCTTCCCGCCGCGTCAGCTGAGGCGGTGTCATAGCCAAGCGTCTGCGTTATAAGTTGAGTAATTCTGCGCTGCTCTTCAACGGGCACATGCTGACTTAGTATTTTTGAAGGCTGAGTTTGATAGGCTTCAATTTTGGCGATTAAAGGCTTCAAACCAGCCAGCAACTCCCTAAACGTAGCCGTTATGTTTTCGGTTGACATGTTAGGTTCAAAATTATCAATCAAAGCGTCATATGGCGTTTTGGCGCCTTTAACCTTCATTAGAATTTCTGCCGCTTCTTGGCTGAGTTCGAAAAGTTTTTGGAGGTCCGCTTTGTAGAGGTTGAAGTCTTTTTTTGCTTTTGCCTTTTTCCAGTTGTTCACAGTTACAGCTTCTTGCATGGCAAGGTCGGAAACCAGTTTTTCAGGTAGCGCGGTTTGTTCTTTGTAGGTTTTGTTGATAAGGTAGAGGTTACGTTTCTGGGTTTGTCCCATTGCTTTGTATTGGCTGCTGGTTTGGATGGCGTCTAAGAGTTTCCCGATTTGGGGGTCAGTGGCTAATTGGTGGTGGATGCGGCTAAGCAGGGCAAGCTGTTGGCTGCGTTGCTCGACCGCTTTGGGTGGCATCATGGTTTCCATATCCCAGTGTATGATGCCTTCCGCTGTGGAAAGGACCGTGGCGTCTTTGGTTTTTGCTAAAAGTTCCTTGTAAGCTGATTCTGTGTTGTTCAAGACTTTTTCTCCCCTTTTCCTATAAGCTGCGGTTTTATTTACTGTTACTCCTAAAAAGCAATCGTTACTTTTTGGTTCTTTTTAGCCCTAACTTGCCTCTTATTTAAGCAGGGGATGGATGAAGTAATCATAGGCTTGAAAAAGCTTTTATTTGTAAACTACTGCCATTTTATTGAGGATATTCTTAAAATGAGTAATTTAGAATCCAATAAAACAATGGCTATGATCGGTTCGATACTACTGATTATCGGTGGAATTCCCTTTGTTCCTTATCTTGGCGTATTGAGCCTCGTCGGCGTAATCCTGCTGCTCATGGCATTCAAAGGCTTCTCGCAGAGTTATCAAGACCCAGCAATGTATAGCAATGCTCTCAGAGGTTTCATTTACTACATAATTGCTGCAATTGTGTTAGCTGTCTCCGTTGCCTTATTATGGGCCAGTATTGCTAGCTTCGCAACAATATTCCTTATAGGGCTTGGACTCATTGGTATCGTAGGTTTCTTTGTAGCTCTGGTGGTCGCTTTCATATTCTACGTCATGGCTGCCAAACGACTAAGAACATCACTTAATGCGCTATCTCAAAAAACTGGCGAAAAATCCTTTGAAACCGCTGGTACACTCCTGTATTGGGGTGCCATCTTAACGATAATCTTGATAGGCGGCATCTTGATCTTCATCGCTTGGATCTTTGCAACCATCGGCTTCTTCTCCATGAAAACCACTGGACAACAGCAACAATATAGCCAACAACCATACGGCTACACACCCCCTCCCCCTCCGCCACCCCCAACAGAACAACCAGCATCTGCCGCACGGTTCTGTTCCAACTGTGGAGCATCCATTCAGTCTGGCGTAACCTTCTGCCCTAGCTGTGGCAAACAACAATCCCCATAGCCCTTCTTCTTCTTTTTTCCTTTTTATGTTGCCTCCTTCTGAAGCCACATATGTTTAGATGTCAGTAGGCACGTTTCTTCTTTGAAGGTTTTCTCTATGGAAAAGAATGCCTCGTTACCCAATCGCTCTGTTTATCCCAAAGCTCCGCCGGTGCCTGAAGAACCAACTGATACTGTACCACACGGAGAACTCGTGTGTGAGATATGCGGCAAAGTCTTCAAAACTCACAGCCAGCTTGATCGCCACCTAGAAAACATGCATGGTACGCCCGAAAAAACCCATACTGCCCCTCACCTCTAAACCTGCCGAGTTACCTCTAACCTTGGGTACATCTCAATGATAGTACCGGTTGACGATTAGTTTTCGTTCTGATGATGAACTGATCGGATGATGGAGCGGAACTTTTGCAACGATTCTGGCTTATCCAACAACCTGTCAAGTGTAATGGGGATAGCTGCCTGAGCGCCGTATTCAATCTTGAGGCGGTCTGTCGGCGCGAGCTTAAGGTTCATCTGGCCAAGAATATCTCTGTATGCAACTCCTGCTTCCTCAATGGCAGCCTCTAAAAGTGCGATGGTGTCTTTGAATACTTGCGCTTTAGCCTCAGCGGAATAAGTCAAGCCAAGTATGCTGAAGAGCTTCTCGACTTCAGGCTCGCCTACGCCAAGGATTTGCTTTGTTGCTTGTTTTTTGGGTGGAACAGGGCCTCTAACAGGCAAATCCTCCGTACTAAGAGCCACTAAGTAAGAGGAGGTTGTTACTTCATAGAATTTTTCAGTCAAGTTGTTGTTAACAACTTTGGTGCTTGCTAACTTGATGAAGCCTGCTGCTTCAAGTTTTTTGATGTGATATAGGACTGCTACTGGTGTTATCTTTAGTGTTCTGGCTATTTGGCTTATTGATTGGGGTCGAGTAGCGATGTCTTGGAGGATTTTTATGCGGGTTTCGCTGGCTAAGGCTTTTGCTTTCTTTGGGTCGGTGACTAGTTGGATTTTGGGTTGCATCGCGGTTCTCCTATTAAATGAATGTTTAAAAGAAGTTCCCAATTAAACGTTTCCCTAAAAGGAGACACAAAAATGCAAAACCAAACCAACAAAACTTTCAACCACTACCTACTATTTTGGTCAGGTCAAATAACCTCTACACTAGGTTCATCAATCGTACAATTTGTCATCATATGGTGGATAACCCTCCAAACGCAAAGCGGCATCTACCTCTCCTTGGCGGCGTTTCTGGGTCTAATGCCTGTTATACTATTGAGTCCCTTCGCTGGCGTGCTCATCGACCGATGGAACCGCAAAGCCCTAATCGCAATTGCAGACTCCGCACAGGCAATAGCTACATTTGCACTTATCATTCTGTTCTGGCTAGGGTTGGCGTCGGTTTGGAGTGTCCTTGTAATTCTTGCGGTTCGTGGCGTCTGCCAAGCATTCCATTCTCCAGCAGTCATCGCAGTTACCCCCTCAATGGTTCCCGTTGACAAGTTAAGTCGCATAAACGGACTCAGCTTCTTCTTTTCGGGAACAGTAAACTTGGTCGGTCCCGTGTTAGCGGCGTTGCTGTTGTCATTTTGGAGCCTCAACCAGATTCTTTGGGTCGACATCGCAACCTTCGCAGTCGCCATCGCCCCGTTATTAGCAATAAAAATTCCCTCTGTAGCCCAATCAAACGCAACTCATCCTTCCTTTAAGGCGGATTTCAAACGGGGTTTTGTCCACATAAAAAGCCACCGTGGCTTTTTGCCTCTAATACTGCTTTCAATGCTGCTTAATTTGCTGATTACGCCTCTAACAACGCTTCTGCCTTACTTTATCAAATTTGATCACTTCGGCAGTGTTTCTGATTTAGCGTTGATAGAGGCAACCTTCGAGGGCGGCATTCTTGCTGGCGGGTTGATAATGTCGATGATTGTTGGTTTTAAGAGAAAAGCCCTCGTAATGGCTGTTTCATTTTACGCTATCTTCTTTGGGTATCTGCTGTTTGCCCTTGCGCCAACAGGTTTTTTCCTATTTATGGCTGTGACCAGTTTGATGGCGGCTGTCTGTGTTCCTATCGTTAACGTGGTAGTGGCAACTATTATCCAAACGGTTATTCCATTAGATATGCAGGGTCGGGTTAACTCTGTTAATTTGTCATTGGCTACTGCGGCAGCGCCCATCGGCATAATCGCGTCCGGGGTGCTTGTGACTTTTGTTGCAACTAACGTTCTCTTCGCCGTATGTGCCATCACGGGTTTAGTGGCGGTTACGTTGGTGTGGATGTTTACGGATATACGGAGTGTAGAAAGAATGGAGTTACCGCAACAGAATTTGAGTGTGTAGTGCTCCGGCCGGGATTTGGACCCGGGTCGCCGACTCGAAAGGCCGGCATACTTGGCCGGACTATACTACCGGAGCACAACTATGGAAAGCACAACCAAAATACAACTTCACTCGAATAAACCTTACCCTTCTATTACAAGTTGACAATGCAGTTTTCAGCGATTTT includes:
- a CDS encoding GTP-dependent dephospho-CoA kinase family protein; protein product: MNIVYTLTPQLRIFLKEPFGSLIEGTPDQTMAKLKEQINKEKPPMVISVGDVVSKNLHTYGMHPQLTVIDHISLRSKKPLPLEPHGERTVNVKNPQGTITEEAIEAIQETLTKGDHTHIVVDGEEDLLTLVAVLYAPQNAFVVYGQPHVGVVVVRASFEKKAQVEGLLKGMKPAKS
- a CDS encoding translation initiation factor IF-2 subunit gamma translates to MSNAPKALPKQPEVNIGTIGHVDHGKTTLVQALTGTWASRHSEELKRGITIKLGYADMPIFKCPKCPQPKNYTNKPVCDNCNSPAEFVRAISFVDAPGHEALMATMLSGAAIMDGAILVIAADEPCPQPQTREHLAAAEVSGIKNMIIVQNKIDIVDEKRALESYKEIKAFVKGTVAENAPIIPVSAQRGINIDVLLDAIETIIPTPKHDPTKQPLMYIIRSFDVNKPGTSIEDLEGGILGGTIAQGKFEVGEEIEIRPGIMAEREGKVVYDPLISEIVSLQAGQQDVKEATSGGLVGIGTLLDPSYSKADGLTGSIAGKTGMLPPTTTELTLETHVLERAVGTKELLKVEKINPDEALLLHIGAAVNIGKVISIKQNIIKVKLTRPICALPDSRVAISRKITARWRLIGYGLVK
- a CDS encoding 30S ribosomal protein S6e; this encodes MAKFKVIVSDPQAGTSKVVELEEARATPFIGRKLNETLDGAVVDLPAHKVQILGGSDKDGVPMRGNVHGGVRRAVVLSGGAGFNPHRKGERRRKTVRGDTITDEIVQINMKIVERPAGAKPIESAKSQ
- a CDS encoding DNA-binding protein, producing the protein MSASTTKKTPLKVILDSNAFFVPLKFKIDIFEELKQLLNRNVEYVLLSPVKHELELLTQKEEPKLQREAGLALRFAEKCQLVPVEDCKEATDDVIVRVAKKWNSPVFTNDRILKKRLRDISVPVIYVRQKSRLDIDGLIS
- a CDS encoding bifunctional 5,6,7,8-tetrahydromethanopterin hydro-lyase/3-hexulose-6-phosphate synthase, which translates into the protein MPTIDDAAPVNSEPAFFIGESLVGEGNEVAHIDLMIGDKNGPIGQAFANGMTSLSAGHTPLLAVIRPNLPPKPHTLIVPKVTIKNMEDTGKIFGPAQAAVAKAIADSAEEGVIPVDKLDEWVIVCSVFIHPQATDYRKIYQYNYGATKMALQRALNQYPSLDKIIYDKDRAKHPIMGFKVPRLWRPPYLQIALDAPSLEGAKKVIEQLPGSDRIIIEVGTPLIKRYGTRVISELRQVAKDKFIIADLKTLDVGKVEADIAYEDTADAVVAAGLAPPETLDATVQEAKRLGIYPVIDMLNVEDVLAKLKSLKELPDIVILHRGIDQETGRSCGLERIQMIRKAFPNKKLLIAVAGGIVPETAKEALEQGADILIVGRYVTQSKDVERSVRDFLELTPSMREDIDLYRVHTE
- a CDS encoding DNA-directed RNA polymerase, subunit E'' gives rise to the protein MSEKACTNCHFITKENVCPKCRSTSFSEDYSGLVVMFDPEHSAVAKAMGIKEKGRYALKVR
- a CDS encoding NUDIX domain-containing protein, translating into MLREKSCGAVVYLKKADETTKYLLLNYAAGHWDFVKGNVEVNESEKQTVTRELREETAITEAQFVEGFRESIAYFYRRQGLTVHKEVVFFIMESQTGDVTISFEHVGFVWLDYQQALQKLTFKNAKVVLIRAHEFLKNKGIIKE
- a CDS encoding MFS transporter — its product is MWRLGFFFHDMAFGLLTVFIPLYVVTFQNTSLLGGPLLALGVMTSIAIFCSIPASFIWGYLCDKTRHYKAFILLSFLSIAIILFLMTLPFAQNLIVFVVLYVMMQMLHVAHESPKNVLVTENYSRSDWERAFGFYEGLTEIGFIIGLAIGMFMFASSVAFSVLANYALYICSGLSVVSLVLAVALIADPLMIFERRLVGIERKIDFTCRGVECSSRMMDGLRWDGSLKQDSFVGFAVAIVLFSLASSLFFTPLPIYLKGLFGGQAQYVYLAYILNSVGATVGYFLIRRQARSINIRKQMPRFILLRSLLVFALVGVVSFAIAPTTLTCVLLVGLGFVYAMYYIMMLALSMEIIPEGKAGLFDGMVGLGSAVGAFLGPFLAYSFTYLPNQFVYVPIFIITAVLFLVAFLVIKICR
- a CDS encoding carboxypeptidase M32, with product MNNTESAYKELLAKTKDATVLSTAEGIIHWDMETMMPPKAVEQRSQQLALLSRIHHQLATDPQIGKLLDAIQTSSQYKAMGQTQKRNLYLINKTYKEQTALPEKLVSDLAMQEAVTVNNWKKAKAKKDFNLYKADLQKLFELSQEAAEILMKVKGAKTPYDALIDNFEPNMSTENITATFRELLAGLKPLIAKIEAYQTQPSKILSQHVPVEEQRRITQLITQTLGYDTASADAAGRVDETEHPFTTGYYSDVRITTHYYPDNFASSIFSVLHESGHALYEQHLNPEWEYQPVGSTCSYGIHESQSRFYENMIGRSKEFWMAFLPKLKKAAPSLARLELDPFVEAINRVERSKIRIEADEVTYSLHIIIRFELERDLFAGKITVDELPQVWKEKYAEYLGAKVEDDAEGVMQDTHWASGLYGYFPSYALGNIYGGQIRAQINKDCPNWQNQLAEGNLGPVNDWLKENIHLRSDLYDPQELIKLATGNNLDAKPFLQYLTQKYSLLYGF
- a CDS encoding DNA-directed RNA polymerase; the protein is MFKLITLQDTIRIPPETFGNPLEKVGREQVKQKYEGVVDEELGYVIAVTGIEVSPIGKIIPGDGATYHKVTFSLLTFYPIIQEVVEGDVVEIADFGAFVRIGPVDALLHVSQLMDDYISYDEKQGVLLGKETKRKLTTGDQVRVRITAVSLGRAGSSGKIGVTARQPFLGKLEWLRMDQAKDAAGEKKPETGAE